AACTGACCGGTCATTTTATTTAAATTAAGCGCAATCTACAAGGAGAATGCCGAATGAAGCTCCAAGTTTATCTGTATGTGAAAGCCTTTTCTGATTTCGGAACCCGTATGGATATGATCGCCATCAACGCCATGATTTACATCAAAACCGGCAGTGTCTTCTGGCTGTCCGCTTCCATGATTTGTACCATGATCGGAGGTATTCTGGCCAGTTCTGCATCCGGCATGGCAGCCGATCGTTTAAGCCGTAAGCAGATCATGATTGTCAGCGATGTCCTGCGCGGCCTATTGATTCTACTCATTATTCCGTTTCCGGACCCGATGTTCATCTTGATCGTCCGCTTCGCTTCCGGCTTTGTCTCCAGCTTCTTTCAGGTCAGTTACACAGCCGAAATCCCGCAGATTTACGGAAGCTCGAATGTGCTGAACATCAATGCAATGATCTCCAGACTAAGCTCAATCAGCATGGTCGCTGGCTTTCTCGTAGGAGGGTTGTTCTATGAATTCTTCGGCTATGAAACGGTTCTCATTGTAGATGCAATCTCCTTTCTCGTCTCGGGGATTATCCTTTACAAGCTAAAATGGGAAAGCGAATCATTTACCGTTCACAAGCAAATGGGCGGCTTTTTCCGGCAAGTAGCAGGCGATTTCTACGAGGTAACGCGGTACTTCCGCCTTTACCCGTATGTGCTACTCGTCTTCCTTGTGTACTTCGTCGATACTTTCGGCTCGGCTTCCCATAATTTGGGTTTCCCCTTGCTCGCTGAGTCCATAGATGCCAAGAAGCAAGCTATGTTGTACGGTACCATGTGGTCTATATGGGGAGCGGGAAATGTTCTTATGACTTATTTTCTTCCTAAGATTAAGTTGGTACAGGTAGATTTGTACCGGGCTTATTTGATATCCACACTATTCATGTCACTGGGATTTGTTTGCATCTTTTGGACGACAACACTTCCTATCGTGCTTGTCTGCGCATTCTTAACAGGGATTGCCGACGCTTGCGCCATGACCTTGCAGTCGACGATCATTCAACAATGTGACAATCAGATCCGAGGTCGAATTGCGGGGGTATCCAGCTTACTTAATTCCTTTGGTTTTGGCTGCGGATTTATAGCCGCCTCATTGCTGCTGAACTCACT
This genomic window from Paenibacillus hexagrammi contains:
- a CDS encoding MFS transporter, with the protein product MKLQVYLYVKAFSDFGTRMDMIAINAMIYIKTGSVFWLSASMICTMIGGILASSASGMAADRLSRKQIMIVSDVLRGLLILLIIPFPDPMFILIVRFASGFVSSFFQVSYTAEIPQIYGSSNVLNINAMISRLSSISMVAGFLVGGLFYEFFGYETVLIVDAISFLVSGIILYKLKWESESFTVHKQMGGFFRQVAGDFYEVTRYFRLYPYVLLVFLVYFVDTFGSASHNLGFPLLAESIDAKKQAMLYGTMWSIWGAGNVLMTYFLPKIKLVQVDLYRAYLISTLFMSLGFVCIFWTTTLPIVLVCAFLTGIADACAMTLQSTIIQQCDNQIRGRIAGVSSLLNSFGFGCGFIAASLLLNSLALRSMVWLMHGFVLTAGAVTLGVYIWMSRKNTIIHGTLKKEA